Proteins encoded by one window of Polaribacter haliotis:
- the bglX gene encoding beta-glucosidase BglX, translating to MTRKLFISTCIISIFFLFSCNKKKNTKDSIIEDLLAKMTIEEKVGQLNLIPFGQFYPKDTVYKWIKEGKVGSILKSNGAKTNLEVQKVAVEESRLGIPILFQEDVIHGYKTIAPIPLAEAASWDLPAIRNSAAIAAREASAAGLHLTYAPMVDIAQEARWGRILEGAGEDPYLGSLIATARVKGFQESNGKHQNLLATVKHYAGYGASLAGRDYNIQNFSERELRELHLPPFKAAINAGVSSVMSAYTAYDGVPVVANKYLMNTILREELKFDGLLMTDWMTITNLVASGIAKNDTIAVKMAIETGHDMDMSSKVYLKILPSLIKNGTISEKQLNDRVRKVLRLKEKAGLFENPYAFFDEKREKDELMSPKNLKETREMAAKSMVLLKNENNTLPLSKNQKIAIIGPFAKSQKDLLGWWSAKGEAKDVVSIFDGIKAQMNNNKISYAQGCIVENFEIKGEEMIAEAVALAKKSDVVVLALGEKEWMSGEGGGVASLLLPGAQQKLLDALSKTKTPIVSVIITGRPYVLTDVAKKSSALLQAWMPGTTGGNAVADILFGVVNPTGKLPVSFPYHQGQVPIFYNYKRTSHSFNAGTGNNRYSTTHRDIQTEPLYPFGYGLSYTNYKYKNIRLDKKLMSINDSVKVSIDITNTGDRNGEEIIQLYIFDKFCSVMRPFKELKDFKKVAFKSKETKTIDFYVTKEKLQFIGINNKETIEKGDFEVMIGPNSSELQKVTFTLK from the coding sequence ATGACCCGTAAATTATTTATATCTACCTGTATTATTTCAATATTTTTTCTTTTTTCTTGTAATAAAAAGAAGAACACAAAAGATTCAATTATAGAAGATTTATTAGCTAAAATGACCATCGAAGAAAAAGTTGGGCAGTTAAACTTAATCCCTTTTGGTCAATTTTATCCAAAAGACACAGTATATAAATGGATAAAAGAAGGTAAAGTTGGTTCTATTTTAAAATCGAATGGAGCTAAAACAAATTTAGAAGTTCAAAAAGTTGCTGTAGAAGAATCTCGTTTAGGAATTCCTATTTTATTTCAAGAAGACGTAATTCATGGATATAAAACTATTGCTCCAATTCCTTTAGCAGAAGCCGCAAGTTGGGACCTTCCTGCGATTAGAAACTCAGCAGCAATTGCAGCAAGAGAAGCTTCTGCTGCTGGCTTGCATTTAACTTATGCACCAATGGTAGATATTGCCCAAGAAGCACGTTGGGGAAGAATTTTAGAAGGTGCTGGAGAAGACCCATATTTAGGAAGCTTAATTGCCACTGCAAGAGTAAAAGGGTTTCAGGAAAGCAATGGAAAACATCAAAATTTATTGGCAACTGTAAAACATTATGCTGGTTATGGAGCCTCTTTAGCGGGTAGGGATTATAATATTCAAAATTTTTCTGAACGAGAATTAAGAGAATTACATCTCCCTCCTTTTAAAGCTGCAATTAATGCTGGTGTTTCTAGTGTAATGTCTGCATATACTGCATATGATGGAGTTCCTGTAGTTGCCAATAAATATTTAATGAATACTATTTTAAGAGAAGAATTAAAGTTCGATGGTTTATTAATGACAGATTGGATGACAATTACCAATTTAGTTGCTTCTGGAATCGCAAAGAATGATACTATTGCTGTTAAAATGGCTATTGAAACAGGACATGATATGGATATGTCTTCAAAAGTATATTTAAAAATCTTACCTTCTTTAATTAAAAATGGAACTATTTCAGAAAAACAATTAAATGATAGAGTTCGAAAAGTTTTAAGATTAAAAGAAAAGGCTGGTTTATTTGAAAACCCATATGCTTTTTTTGATGAAAAAAGAGAAAAAGATGAATTGATGTCTCCGAAAAACTTAAAAGAAACCAGAGAAATGGCAGCTAAAAGCATGGTTCTTTTAAAAAATGAAAATAACACCCTTCCATTATCTAAGAATCAAAAAATTGCGATTATTGGTCCTTTTGCCAAATCTCAAAAAGACCTATTAGGCTGGTGGTCTGCCAAAGGAGAAGCTAAAGATGTAGTTTCGATTTTTGACGGAATAAAAGCGCAAATGAATAATAATAAAATTTCATATGCACAAGGTTGTATCGTAGAAAATTTTGAAATTAAAGGAGAAGAAATGATTGCTGAAGCTGTTGCTTTGGCAAAAAAATCGGACGTGGTTGTTCTTGCTTTAGGAGAAAAAGAATGGATGAGTGGCGAAGGTGGTGGAGTTGCTTCGTTGTTATTACCTGGAGCACAACAGAAATTATTGGATGCACTTTCAAAAACAAAAACTCCAATAGTAAGTGTAATAATTACTGGTCGTCCATATGTTTTAACAGATGTTGCAAAAAAATCTAGCGCTTTGCTACAAGCTTGGATGCCTGGAACTACTGGCGGAAATGCTGTTGCAGATATTCTTTTTGGGGTTGTAAATCCAACTGGAAAATTACCAGTATCTTTTCCTTATCATCAAGGGCAAGTTCCTATTTTTTACAACTACAAAAGAACAAGCCATTCTTTTAATGCTGGTACTGGCAATAATAGATACAGTACAACCCATAGAGATATTCAAACTGAACCTTTATATCCTTTTGGGTATGGACTAAGTTATACAAATTACAAGTATAAAAATATTCGTTTAGATAAAAAATTAATGTCTATTAATGATAGTGTAAAGGTTTCTATAGATATTACAAATACTGGCGATAGAAATGGAGAAGAAATAATTCAACTATATATTTTTGATAAATTTTGCTCTGTAATGAGACCTTTTAAAGAATTAAAAGATTTCAAAAAAGTAGCTTTTAAGTCTAAGGAAACAAAAACAATCGATTTCTACGTTACCAAAGAAAAGCTACAGTTTATAGGAATTAATAACAAAGAAACTATAGAAAAAGGAGATTTTGAAGTAATGATTGGTCCAAATTCATCTGAATTACAAAAAGTAACATTTACTTTAAAGTAG
- a CDS encoding YifB family Mg chelatase-like AAA ATPase, giving the protein MLVKVFGSAVFGIEATTITVEVNIDKGVGYHLVGLPDNAVRESSFRISAALNNNNYKLPGKKIIINMAPADIRKEGAAYDLTLAMGILTASNQIKSTNINEYIIMGELSLDGSLQPIRGVLPMAIKAREEGFKYFILPKANAKEAAIVSDLEVLGVENIMEVINHFNEDKKIEPTIVDTRAEFYKNIDFPEFDFSDVKGQESIKRCMEIAAAGGHNIILIGPPGSGKTMLAKRLPSILPPMTLHEALETTKIHSVVGKTKNEGLMYQRPFRSPHHTISNVALVGGGQYPRPGEISLSHNGVLFLDELPEFKRDVLEVMRQPLEDRDVTISRAKFTVTYPCSFMLVASMNPSPSGFFNDPNSPMTSTPQEMERYLSKISGPLLDRIDIHIEVTPVPFEKLSEERKGESSVEIRKRVTASREIQSKRFEEFENVHYNAQMNVKQIRKYCKLSEESLTLLKTAMEKLNLSARAYDRILKVSRTIADLANAAAISPDHIAEAIQYRSLDRDGWLG; this is encoded by the coding sequence ATGCTGGTTAAAGTTTTTGGTTCTGCTGTTTTTGGCATAGAAGCAACCACAATTACTGTTGAAGTAAATATAGATAAAGGTGTTGGGTATCATTTAGTAGGTTTACCAGATAATGCTGTTCGCGAAAGTTCTTTCAGAATTTCTGCAGCTTTAAATAATAACAATTACAAACTTCCTGGTAAAAAAATAATTATAAATATGGCACCTGCAGACATTCGTAAAGAAGGTGCTGCTTACGATTTAACTTTGGCTATGGGTATTTTAACTGCATCTAACCAAATAAAATCCACTAACATTAACGAGTATATTATTATGGGAGAACTTTCTTTAGATGGAAGTTTGCAACCCATAAGAGGTGTTTTACCTATGGCAATAAAAGCGCGTGAAGAAGGTTTTAAATACTTTATTCTCCCAAAAGCGAATGCCAAAGAAGCAGCAATTGTAAGCGATTTAGAAGTTTTAGGTGTGGAGAATATTATGGAAGTGATTAATCATTTCAACGAAGACAAAAAAATTGAACCTACAATTGTAGATACAAGAGCAGAATTTTATAAAAATATCGATTTTCCAGAGTTCGATTTTTCCGATGTAAAAGGACAAGAATCCATAAAACGCTGTATGGAAATTGCAGCTGCTGGTGGACATAATATTATTTTGATTGGCCCTCCAGGATCTGGAAAAACAATGTTAGCAAAACGATTACCTTCTATTTTACCACCAATGACTTTGCATGAAGCCTTGGAAACTACAAAAATACATTCTGTAGTTGGTAAAACTAAAAATGAAGGTTTAATGTATCAAAGACCTTTTAGGAGTCCACATCATACGATTTCCAATGTCGCTTTAGTTGGTGGTGGGCAATATCCAAGACCTGGAGAAATTTCACTTTCGCATAATGGTGTTTTATTTTTAGATGAATTGCCAGAGTTTAAAAGAGACGTTTTAGAAGTAATGCGTCAGCCTTTAGAAGATAGAGATGTTACGATTTCTAGAGCAAAATTTACAGTTACTTATCCTTGTAGTTTTATGTTAGTGGCAAGCATGAATCCGAGTCCAAGTGGTTTTTTTAATGACCCAAACTCTCCTATGACCTCTACCCCACAGGAAATGGAACGTTATTTAAGTAAAATTTCTGGACCACTTTTAGATAGAATAGATATTCATATCGAAGTAACTCCAGTTCCTTTCGAAAAACTTTCCGAAGAACGAAAAGGAGAATCTTCTGTTGAAATAAGAAAACGTGTTACAGCTTCTAGAGAGATACAATCTAAAAGATTTGAAGAATTTGAAAACGTACATTACAATGCTCAAATGAATGTAAAACAAATTAGGAAATACTGTAAATTATCTGAAGAGAGTTTAACTCTTTTAAAAACAGCGATGGAAAAACTAAACCTTTCTGCAAGAGCTTACGATCGTATTTTAAAAGTTTCTAGAACCATTGCAGATTTGGCAAATGCAGCAGCTATTTCTCCAGACCATATTGCAGAAGCAATTCAATACAGAAGTCTAGACAGAGATGGTTGGTTAGGCTAA
- a CDS encoding phosphoenolpyruvate carboxylase: MSTLPKLSRFNENVLSKYQIYNSIFMTLPFDTISNTGVFLPLFHKVCKKGFQEGKNPTEIVETFFRKYQENPSEKEKTDLLFRFIQYIERQVVLFDAIEDAAFPIVNNMDGVGTLRSSEELAILGNKKEELKSYLEEFKVRVVLTAHPTQFYPGSVLGIITDLDKAIQNDDLLLIKNLLAQLGKTPFYKKAKPSPFDEAVSLIWYLENVFYDSVSKIYNYIQNNIYDGKPIDNEIIDLGFWPGGDRDGNPFVTTKITLDVAERLRQTILRNYYRDVRRLKRRFTFDGVQEILSKVEKRLYKHVVRSYTKVNFNQKILLEELEKAREIIETKHQSLFIDELNDFINKVRIFGFHFATLDIRQDSRVHHTAFTQIVKDMQEMGDTTFPKNYIHLSEEEQIEILSLVKGNIDPANLTDEISVKTIESMYALKEIQSRNGERGANRYIISNNQTALNVMETFAMLNLCGFENELPVDVIPLFETVEDLINAEDVMRTLYSNRVYRHHVSKRKDKQTIMLGFSDGTKDGGYLMANWGIFKAKEALTKVSREFDIEVIFFDGRGGPPARGGGKTHQFYASLGPTIEDKEIQLTVQGQTISSNFGTKNSSQYNLEQLLSSGIKNEVFTKDQLNDDHRKLIDDLASTSYQTYVDFKNHPKFLPYLEKMSTLKYYAKTNIGSRPSKRSSSAELDFSALRAIPFVGSWSQLKQNVPGFFGVGTALKKYEDANRFDEIVEFYNASDFFKTLLENSMMSLTKSFFELTAYMANDKEFGEFWKLIHEEFKTTKRLLLKLAGHTELMENFPVGKASIEIREQIVLPLLTIQQYALKKIQELQKTEGNSEELEIFEKMVMRSLFGNINASRNSA, encoded by the coding sequence ATGTCTACGTTACCAAAACTTTCACGATTTAATGAGAATGTGTTGTCTAAATACCAAATTTACAACAGTATTTTCATGACCTTACCTTTCGATACAATTAGCAATACTGGTGTTTTCTTGCCATTATTTCATAAAGTATGTAAAAAAGGATTTCAAGAAGGTAAAAATCCTACAGAAATTGTAGAAACATTTTTTAGAAAGTATCAAGAAAACCCTTCAGAAAAAGAAAAAACCGATTTACTATTTCGCTTCATTCAATATATAGAACGTCAAGTTGTTTTATTTGATGCAATTGAAGACGCCGCATTTCCTATTGTAAATAATATGGATGGGGTTGGTACTTTAAGAAGTTCGGAAGAATTGGCAATTTTAGGAAATAAAAAAGAAGAATTAAAATCGTACTTAGAGGAATTTAAAGTACGTGTGGTTTTAACTGCACATCCAACACAGTTTTACCCTGGATCTGTTTTAGGAATTATTACAGATTTAGATAAAGCAATACAAAACGACGATTTACTTTTAATTAAAAACTTGTTAGCTCAATTAGGTAAAACACCATTTTACAAAAAAGCTAAACCTTCTCCTTTTGATGAAGCCGTAAGTTTAATTTGGTATTTAGAGAATGTATTTTATGATTCTGTATCTAAAATCTACAATTATATACAGAACAATATTTACGATGGAAAACCAATAGATAACGAAATTATAGATTTAGGTTTTTGGCCAGGAGGAGATAGAGATGGAAACCCATTTGTAACTACAAAAATCACGTTAGATGTTGCAGAGAGATTGCGTCAAACTATTTTAAGAAATTACTATAGAGATGTTAGAAGATTAAAAAGACGTTTTACTTTTGATGGGGTTCAAGAAATTTTATCAAAAGTTGAAAAAAGATTATACAAACACGTTGTTAGAAGTTACACAAAAGTAAATTTTAATCAAAAAATACTATTAGAAGAATTAGAAAAAGCGAGAGAAATTATCGAAACGAAACATCAATCTTTATTTATTGATGAATTGAATGACTTTATCAATAAAGTTAGAATTTTCGGTTTCCATTTCGCTACTTTAGATATTAGACAAGATAGTAGAGTGCATCACACAGCATTTACGCAAATCGTAAAAGATATGCAAGAAATGGGCGATACTACTTTCCCAAAAAACTACATACATCTTTCTGAAGAGGAGCAAATAGAAATTCTTTCTTTGGTAAAAGGAAACATAGATCCTGCGAATTTAACGGATGAGATTTCAGTAAAAACAATCGAGTCTATGTATGCACTAAAAGAAATACAATCTAGAAATGGAGAACGTGGTGCAAATCGTTACATTATAAGTAATAATCAAACTGCTTTAAATGTAATGGAAACTTTTGCCATGTTAAATTTATGTGGTTTCGAAAATGAATTGCCAGTAGATGTTATTCCACTTTTTGAAACTGTAGAAGATCTAATAAATGCAGAAGATGTAATGCGAACTTTATATTCTAATAGAGTTTACAGACATCATGTATCTAAAAGAAAAGACAAACAAACTATTATGTTAGGTTTTTCTGACGGAACAAAAGATGGTGGTTATTTAATGGCAAATTGGGGAATATTTAAAGCAAAAGAAGCGCTTACAAAAGTTTCCAGAGAATTTGATATCGAAGTAATTTTCTTTGACGGACGTGGAGGACCTCCTGCAAGAGGTGGAGGAAAAACACATCAATTTTATGCGTCTTTAGGTCCAACTATCGAAGATAAAGAAATTCAATTAACGGTTCAAGGACAAACAATTAGCTCTAACTTCGGAACAAAAAATTCTTCGCAATATAATTTAGAACAATTATTAAGTTCTGGAATTAAAAATGAAGTTTTTACAAAAGATCAATTAAATGACGATCACAGAAAATTAATAGACGATTTAGCTTCTACAAGTTACCAAACTTATGTAGATTTTAAAAATCATCCGAAATTTTTACCTTATTTAGAAAAAATGAGTACGTTAAAGTACTATGCAAAAACAAATATTGGTAGTAGACCAAGTAAACGTTCTTCGTCTGCAGAATTAGATTTCTCTGCTTTAAGAGCAATCCCTTTTGTAGGTAGCTGGAGTCAATTAAAACAAAACGTTCCTGGGTTTTTTGGAGTTGGAACTGCGTTAAAAAAATACGAAGATGCGAATCGATTTGATGAAATTGTAGAATTTTATAACGCCTCAGATTTCTTTAAAACCTTACTAGAAAATAGTATGATGAGTTTAACAAAATCTTTCTTCGAATTAACAGCATATATGGCTAATGACAAAGAATTTGGCGAATTTTGGAAATTAATTCACGAAGAATTTAAAACTACAAAAAGGTTGTTATTAAAATTGGCTGGACATACAGAACTCATGGAAAATTTCCCTGTAGGAAAAGCTTCAATTGAAATAAGAGAGCAAATTGTTTTACCATTATTAACAATTCAGCAATATGCGTTAAAGAAAATCCAAGAATTACAAAAAACGGAAGGAAACTCAGAGGAATTAGAAATCTTCGAAAAAATGGTAATGCGTTCTCTTTTTGGGAATATTAATGCAAGTAGGAATTCTGCTTAA
- a CDS encoding protein-disulfide reductase DsbD family protein — translation MKKVFSIFLLFITLSIFSQTEENPIVWKSSINKVSETEYDLIFEADLFPEWHLYSQYNPEGASMPLKICTCYTDEEVGFKLIGDAKESETHKEYTEVWEKEEIFFKDYAKITQRIKVEDPKIEIIKISLLGQVCKEACIQIDETFSFSLKDNKEVTETISLDNKSKLLSKKLKLDLKNTALLKTDSKEDTETNSSLFNIFFLGFVGGLLALLTPCVFPMIPLTVSFFTKQSQSKRKGVSNAILYGIFIVAIYILLSLPFHFLDSLDPEILNTISTNVWLNIFFFAILVFFAGSFFGYYEITLPSSWGNKMDSASSIGGIIGIFFMALTLAIVSFSCTGPILGSLLAGSLTSDGGAMQLTAGMSGFGVALALPFALFALFPSWLNSLPKSGGWLNTTKVVLGFLELALAFKFLSNSDLVGHWGIFKREIFIGIWIIIFFGLGLYLLGKIKFPHDSPIKKLSFSRVSFGVLVMAFVIYLIPGTFKNPTWNLNALSGFPPPQFYSIYEQENDCPLGLNCYKDFDEGLAVAKETNKPILLDFTGWACVNCRKMEENVWSNPEVYNILKNEYILISLYVDDNEKKLPEDAQFDFKKANGKIKQIRTYGDKWSTFQVVNFKNASQPYYVLMNANLEILNTPQQYTDTETYKDWLQKGIENFNKK, via the coding sequence ATGAAAAAAGTTTTTTCCATTTTCCTGTTATTTATTACACTCTCTATTTTTTCTCAAACTGAAGAAAACCCGATTGTTTGGAAATCTTCAATTAATAAAGTTTCTGAAACTGAATACGATTTAATTTTTGAAGCAGATCTTTTTCCTGAATGGCATTTATATTCTCAATATAATCCTGAAGGTGCATCTATGCCATTGAAAATTTGTACTTGTTATACAGATGAAGAGGTTGGCTTTAAATTAATTGGAGATGCTAAAGAAAGTGAAACTCATAAAGAGTACACTGAAGTATGGGAAAAAGAAGAAATTTTCTTCAAAGATTACGCCAAAATAACACAAAGAATTAAAGTTGAAGACCCTAAAATAGAGATTATAAAAATTAGTCTTTTAGGGCAAGTTTGTAAAGAAGCTTGCATCCAAATAGACGAAACTTTTTCTTTTTCTCTTAAAGATAATAAAGAAGTAACAGAAACTATTTCTTTGGATAATAAAAGTAAACTTTTATCGAAAAAACTAAAATTAGATTTAAAAAATACGGCTCTTTTAAAAACAGATTCAAAGGAAGATACTGAAACTAATAGTTCTTTATTTAATATCTTTTTCTTAGGTTTTGTTGGTGGATTATTAGCACTGTTAACACCTTGTGTTTTCCCAATGATTCCTTTAACAGTTTCATTTTTCACCAAACAATCTCAAAGTAAAAGAAAAGGAGTTTCTAACGCTATTTTATATGGTATTTTTATTGTTGCTATTTATATCTTATTAAGTTTGCCTTTTCATTTTTTAGATAGTTTAGATCCAGAAATCTTAAACACCATTTCCACAAATGTTTGGTTAAATATTTTCTTCTTTGCGATATTGGTATTTTTCGCAGGTTCTTTCTTTGGGTATTACGAAATTACACTACCAAGTTCTTGGGGAAATAAAATGGATTCTGCTTCCAGTATTGGAGGTATTATCGGTATTTTCTTTATGGCATTAACGTTGGCAATTGTTTCATTTTCTTGTACTGGACCAATTTTAGGTTCTTTATTAGCAGGCTCTTTAACTTCAGATGGTGGAGCCATGCAACTTACGGCAGGAATGTCTGGTTTTGGAGTTGCTTTAGCTTTACCTTTTGCCTTATTTGCACTGTTTCCAAGCTGGTTAAATTCTTTACCAAAATCTGGTGGATGGCTAAATACAACCAAAGTAGTTTTAGGTTTCTTAGAATTAGCATTGGCATTTAAGTTTTTATCAAACTCCGATTTAGTTGGACATTGGGGAATTTTTAAACGTGAAATTTTTATTGGAATTTGGATTATTATTTTCTTCGGACTTGGATTGTATCTTTTAGGTAAAATTAAATTCCCACACGATTCTCCAATTAAAAAACTTTCTTTTTCTAGAGTTTCATTTGGTGTTTTAGTAATGGCTTTTGTTATTTATTTAATTCCTGGAACTTTTAAAAATCCTACATGGAATTTAAACGCTTTAAGTGGTTTTCCACCTCCGCAATTTTATAGTATTTACGAACAAGAAAACGATTGTCCTTTAGGTTTAAATTGCTACAAAGATTTCGATGAAGGTTTGGCTGTTGCAAAAGAAACCAACAAACCAATTCTTTTAGATTTTACAGGTTGGGCTTGTGTAAATTGTCGTAAAATGGAAGAAAACGTTTGGAGCAATCCAGAAGTTTATAACATTCTTAAAAATGAGTATATTTTAATATCCTTATATGTAGATGATAATGAAAAGAAGCTTCCAGAAGATGCTCAATTCGATTTTAAGAAAGCGAATGGCAAAATTAAGCAGATAAGAACTTATGGAGATAAATGGTCTACATTTCAAGTTGTAAACTTTAAAAATGCATCTCAACCTTATTATGTTTTAATGAATGCCAATTTAGAAATTTTAAATACACCTCAACAATATACAGATACAGAAACCTATAAAGATTGGCTACAAAAAGGGATAGAAAATTTTAATAAAAAGTAA
- a CDS encoding TlpA family protein disulfide reductase, whose amino-acid sequence MKKFVLLLAIITMVSCEPEKKVDYALISGKIENTTAKKLTVHSQLNWGNKKEITLSEDGSFADTLALGTDLYVLRENNNMSELYLPNGSELNITYDSKKKDSTAQITGSNNAVNNYILQKGKLASDLMGDQKEMFSKNEADFKEHVLKIKVGEEDLINNTDGISEDFKTKELKNIKYNYLSFLKNYKSYHGYYTKNREFEPSEGFLSDLEGLDIENESDFLFSQSYRMLVGSELRDKSNDLVKKDSTIARDIAYLKTITGLKSQKIKNNLLYADAQYGITYTEDLEDYYSIYSKNSTDEVNNAKIDAEYKKIMSLSKGNPSPKFTDFENNAGGTKSLDDLKGKYVYIDVWATWCGPCIAEIPSLKKVEKEFHDKNIEFVSISIDTEKDYEKWKKMIVDRELGGLQLMADNNWDSKFIQDYGIKGIPRFILIDPQGNIVSANAPRPSDKKLVETLNDLNL is encoded by the coding sequence ATGAAAAAATTTGTCCTTTTATTAGCGATTATAACAATGGTTTCTTGTGAACCTGAGAAGAAAGTAGATTATGCTCTTATTTCTGGAAAAATCGAAAATACTACAGCAAAAAAATTGACTGTCCACAGTCAATTAAATTGGGGAAATAAAAAAGAAATTACCTTATCTGAAGATGGTTCTTTTGCAGATACATTAGCTTTAGGAACAGATTTATATGTCCTAAGAGAAAACAATAATATGAGTGAATTGTATCTTCCAAATGGATCTGAATTAAATATTACATACGATTCAAAAAAGAAAGATTCAACTGCTCAAATAACAGGTAGTAATAATGCAGTTAATAATTATATACTTCAAAAAGGAAAATTAGCTTCTGATTTGATGGGAGATCAAAAAGAAATGTTTTCTAAAAACGAAGCTGATTTTAAAGAGCATGTTTTAAAAATAAAAGTTGGTGAAGAAGATTTAATTAACAATACAGATGGTATTTCTGAAGACTTTAAAACCAAAGAATTAAAAAATATTAAGTACAACTATCTTTCTTTCTTAAAAAATTACAAATCTTACCATGGTTATTATACTAAGAATAGAGAATTTGAACCTTCTGAAGGCTTTTTAAGTGACCTAGAGGGTTTAGATATAGAAAACGAGAGCGATTTCCTATTTTCTCAATCTTACAGAATGTTAGTAGGTTCCGAACTTAGAGATAAGTCGAACGATTTGGTTAAAAAAGATTCTACTATTGCAAGAGATATTGCTTATTTAAAAACTATTACAGGCTTAAAAAGTCAGAAAATTAAAAACAACTTATTGTATGCAGATGCTCAATATGGAATTACATATACAGAAGATTTAGAAGATTATTATTCGATTTACAGCAAAAATTCTACAGACGAAGTTAACAACGCAAAAATTGATGCTGAGTATAAAAAAATCATGTCTTTATCGAAAGGAAATCCTTCTCCTAAATTTACAGATTTCGAAAACAATGCTGGTGGCACAAAATCTTTAGACGATTTAAAAGGTAAATACGTTTATATAGATGTTTGGGCAACTTGGTGTGGGCCTTGTATTGCCGAAATTCCATCTTTAAAGAAAGTAGAAAAAGAGTTTCACGATAAAAATATCGAGTTTGTAAGCATTTCTATTGATACAGAAAAAGACTACGAAAAGTGGAAAAAAATGATTGTTGATAGAGAATTAGGTGGTTTACAATTAATGGCTGATAACAATTGGGATTCTAAATTTATACAAGATTATGGAATCAAAGGAATTCCTCGTTTTATATTAATTGATCCACAAGGAAACATCGTTAGTGCGAATGCTCCAAGACCTTCAGATAAAAAATTAGTGGAGACTTTAAATGATTTAAATCTTTAA
- the tilS gene encoding tRNA lysidine(34) synthetase TilS — MLQKFKEHINKKFPFLKEQKILIAISGGVDSVVLTHLLKKLNFDISLAHCNFNLREKESDLDENFVNNLSKKLDIDCFTTSFQTKEISKENKESTQITARNLRYELFQKLIEENSFDVVLTAHHSDDNLETFLINLTRGTGLEGFTGIPEINGNIVRPLLAFSREEIVNFATKNNIDWREDKSNASTKYTRNKIRHNVIPVLKEINPSLLETFSNTIKNLKESQQIIDDKIGDISREIISKKEGFLKFDVSKLQQLSNPKAYLYQLLKEYNFMEWNDVFQLLSAQTGKQLFSKTHVLLKDRDFLILSRIEEKNTATSYFIEKNISKITEPFLLSIKKVTEISEETKNNIFVNENALEFPLIIRKWENGDYFYPKGMQGKKKLSKYFKDEKMSLLEKNQTWLLCNNNNDIIWVIGKRQDRRFYVKNMPKIINISILNS, encoded by the coding sequence ATGCTTCAAAAATTCAAAGAACATATCAACAAAAAGTTTCCTTTTTTAAAGGAGCAAAAAATCTTAATCGCTATTTCTGGTGGTGTAGATTCTGTGGTTTTAACACATCTTTTAAAAAAATTAAATTTTGATATTTCTTTGGCTCATTGCAACTTCAATTTACGAGAAAAAGAAAGCGATTTAGATGAAAATTTTGTAAATAATTTATCAAAAAAACTAGATATTGATTGTTTTACAACATCATTCCAAACCAAAGAAATTTCAAAGGAAAACAAAGAATCTACTCAAATAACTGCAAGAAATTTGCGCTATGAATTGTTTCAAAAATTAATAGAAGAAAACAGTTTCGATGTTGTTTTAACTGCACATCATTCAGACGATAATTTAGAAACTTTTCTAATCAATTTAACACGTGGAACAGGTTTAGAGGGTTTTACTGGAATTCCAGAAATTAATGGAAATATTGTGCGTCCGCTTTTGGCTTTTTCTCGTGAAGAAATTGTCAATTTTGCAACAAAAAATAATATCGATTGGCGAGAAGATAAAAGCAACGCTTCTACAAAATACACACGAAATAAAATAAGACACAACGTAATTCCTGTTCTAAAAGAAATAAACCCAAGTTTATTAGAAACATTTTCAAATACCATTAAAAACTTAAAGGAAAGTCAGCAAATTATTGATGATAAAATTGGTGATATTTCTAGAGAAATTATTTCAAAGAAAGAAGGTTTTTTAAAGTTTGATGTTTCTAAACTTCAGCAATTATCAAATCCAAAGGCGTATTTATATCAACTTTTAAAAGAATATAATTTCATGGAATGGAATGATGTTTTTCAGTTATTGAGTGCTCAAACTGGGAAACAATTATTTTCGAAAACGCATGTTTTATTAAAAGATAGAGATTTTTTAATCCTTTCTAGAATTGAAGAAAAAAATACTGCAACTTCTTACTTTATTGAGAAAAACATTTCAAAAATTACAGAACCATTTCTTCTTAGCATTAAAAAAGTAACAGAAATTTCCGAAGAAACTAAAAATAACATTTTTGTGAATGAAAATGCTTTAGAATTCCCATTAATCATAAGAAAATGGGAAAATGGCGATTATTTTTACCCAAAAGGAATGCAAGGTAAAAAGAAGTTGAGTAAATATTTTAAAGACGAGAAAATGTCGCTTTTAGAAAAAAACCAAACTTGGTTGCTTTGCAACAATAATAACGATATTATTTGGGTGATTGGTAAAAGACAAGATCGTAGATTCTATGTTAAGAATATGCCAAAAATCATCAATATTAGCATTCTAAACTCTTAG